The Anoplopoma fimbria isolate UVic2021 breed Golden Eagle Sablefish chromosome 20, Afim_UVic_2022, whole genome shotgun sequence genome includes a window with the following:
- the LOC129108989 gene encoding uncharacterized protein LOC129108989: ILFTLYMLPLGNIIRKHSVNFHCYADDTQLYLSIKPDETNQFSKLQACLTDIKTWMTCNFLMLNSEKTEVILLGPDHLRIQLSNDIVSLDGIALASSTTVRNLGVIFDQDLSFNSYIKQISRTAFFHLRNIAKIRQILSQSDAEKLVHAFVTSRLDYCNSLLSGCSNRSLRSLQLIQNAAARVLTKTKKRDHITPVLASLHWLPVKSRIEFKILLLTYKALTGQAPSYLKELIVPYYPTRELRSINAGLLVVPRVYTSRMGARAFSYQAPLLWNQVPVSVRGADTLTTFKSRLKTFLFDSAYS; this comes from the coding sequence attttatttaccttatatatgcttcccttggggaatattatcagaaaacactcagtaaactttcattgttatgcagatgatacccagttatatctatcaattaagccagacgaaactaaccagttctctaaacttcaagcatgtcttacggacataaaaacctggatgacctgtaactttttaatgttaaactctgaaaaaacagaagttatcctactaggcccagatcaccttcgaattcaattatctaacgatatagtttctctagatggcattgctctagcatccagcactaccgttaggaaccttggagttatctttgaccaggatctgtcttttaactcttatataaaacagatctcaaggacagccttttttcatttacgtaacattgcgaaaatcaggcaaatcctgtctcaaagcgatgcagaaaaactagttcatgcatttgttacctctagactagattactgtaactccttattatcaggctgctctaataggtctcttagatctttacagttgatccagaatgctgcagcacgtgttctaacaaaaactaagaaaagagatcatattactccagtattagcttctctgcactggctccctgttaaatcaagaatagaatttaaaattcttttacttacctacaaagctcttactggtcaggcaccgtcttatcttaaggaacttatagttccatattacccaactagagagctgcgctcaatcaatgcagggttacttgtggttcctagagtatatacaagtaggatgggagccagagccttcagttatcaggctcctcttctgtggaaccaggttccagtttcagtccggggggcagacacactcaccactttcaagagcaggcttaagaccttcctttttgatagcgcttatagttag